A DNA window from Sphingopyxis macrogoltabida contains the following coding sequences:
- a CDS encoding fimbria/pilus outer membrane usher protein, with protein MSRGGIRTILMLGAAGSVGLPGGALAADTAATGQDATTVVQPYAAPARPGVRYNSTGRAITLTVPAKDGANYLGDVPLTIQADDTLELPTRRTLQLLGLVLDPNFFSTLEDSLGTRATITPADLLPSGITLSYDPQTLELNFQIPAERRLARSVIVSPLDRERLGEVVRAADVSGYLNIRGTFDYVHAGGNEGFAAPLFLLDGATRIGGVVAESEAIWQPGVDGVDFQRLGSRLVYDDQENLIRWTAGDLQTIARGFQNAPDIAGISIFRSYSVLQPQQIIRPRGDRSFRLDRPSSVEVEINGQVVRRLQLNPGVYDLRDFPFTQGANNIRLSVLDDSGRSEVLNFNLFLDQTQLAKGLSEFGLYAGVKAPLGLRGPRYSDDYIVSGYYRRGLSDYLTLGVNAQFDKDSRLLGTEAVVATAVGTFATNLAVSDIDGLGTGFGGTLTFQRLIQRSDGQADTLNLFVETRSKKFGPVASFFIDNPYDFELGGGYSHAFTNQVYAGVDARYSHGRGTQPDLHSYRLNAGYRISPTASLTGDVRYEKDSRGDRVGAFLSLTIRFGRYTTARADYETRDNRTRLSFQTLKGQGVGSYNITADIDRSDVASGFNFNGNYIANRAELGLTHFGSFTDDFGHRTGQRTSFRLGTSLAFADGAFSIGRPIYDSFAIVSPHKTLKGANITLDPTPFGFTANSGTLGAATHSSLSSYADRTITVDAPNAPAGTDLGQGSFKLFPSYRSGYHLTVGSEYGVTALGTMTDIDGETVALVTGNAFELAHPERPPVTVFTNRQGRFGATGLAPGKWRVEMLDTKKSVFEIDIPDNGENIVRLGELTPVRN; from the coding sequence ATGTCTCGGGGGGGGATCCGCACGATATTGATGCTGGGGGCGGCCGGATCGGTCGGCCTGCCGGGAGGGGCTCTCGCGGCTGACACCGCGGCGACCGGACAGGATGCGACGACCGTCGTCCAGCCCTATGCGGCCCCCGCACGGCCGGGCGTGCGCTATAACAGCACCGGCCGGGCGATCACGCTGACCGTCCCGGCAAAGGACGGTGCCAATTATCTCGGCGACGTCCCGCTGACCATCCAGGCCGACGACACGCTCGAACTGCCAACGCGCCGGACGCTGCAACTGCTCGGTCTCGTCCTCGATCCCAATTTCTTTTCGACGCTCGAGGACAGCCTCGGCACCCGCGCGACGATCACGCCGGCCGATCTACTGCCGTCGGGCATCACGTTGAGCTATGATCCGCAGACGCTCGAGCTGAATTTCCAGATCCCGGCGGAACGGCGGCTGGCCCGTTCGGTGATCGTCAGCCCGCTCGATCGCGAACGGCTCGGCGAGGTGGTGCGCGCGGCCGACGTCAGCGGCTATCTGAATATCCGCGGGACCTTCGATTATGTTCATGCCGGCGGCAACGAGGGCTTCGCCGCGCCGCTCTTCCTGCTCGACGGCGCGACGCGCATCGGCGGCGTGGTCGCCGAATCCGAAGCGATCTGGCAGCCGGGGGTCGACGGCGTCGATTTCCAGCGTCTCGGTTCGCGCCTCGTCTATGACGATCAGGAAAATCTGATCCGCTGGACCGCCGGCGACCTCCAGACGATCGCCCGCGGCTTCCAGAACGCGCCCGACATCGCCGGCATCTCGATCTTCCGGTCGTACAGCGTGCTCCAGCCGCAGCAGATCATCCGCCCGCGCGGTGATCGCAGCTTCCGGCTCGACCGGCCGTCATCGGTCGAGGTCGAAATCAACGGGCAGGTGGTCCGCCGCCTGCAATTGAACCCCGGCGTCTACGACCTGCGCGATTTCCCCTTCACGCAGGGCGCAAACAATATCCGCCTGTCGGTCCTCGACGACAGCGGCCGGTCGGAAGTGTTGAATTTCAACCTGTTCCTCGACCAGACGCAGCTCGCCAAGGGGCTCAGCGAATTCGGCCTCTATGCCGGCGTCAAGGCACCGCTCGGGCTGCGCGGCCCGCGCTACAGCGACGATTATATCGTCTCGGGCTATTATCGCCGCGGCTTGAGCGACTATCTGACGCTCGGCGTCAATGCGCAGTTCGACAAGGATTCGCGGCTGCTCGGCACCGAAGCGGTGGTGGCGACCGCGGTCGGAACCTTTGCAACCAATCTTGCCGTGTCCGACATCGACGGGCTGGGCACCGGCTTCGGCGGCACGCTGACCTTCCAGCGGCTGATCCAGCGGAGCGACGGCCAGGCCGATACGCTCAACCTGTTCGTCGAGACGCGCAGCAAGAAGTTCGGCCCGGTCGCCAGCTTCTTCATCGACAACCCCTATGACTTCGAGCTGGGGGGCGGCTATTCGCACGCCTTCACCAACCAGGTCTATGCTGGCGTCGATGCGCGCTATTCGCACGGCCGCGGCACCCAGCCCGACCTGCACAGCTATCGCCTCAACGCGGGCTACCGCATCTCGCCGACCGCCAGCCTGACCGGCGACGTCCGTTATGAAAAGGACAGCCGCGGCGATCGCGTCGGCGCCTTCCTGTCGCTGACGATCCGCTTCGGCCGCTACACGACGGCGCGCGCCGATTATGAAACGCGCGACAACCGCACCCGCCTGTCGTTCCAGACGCTGAAGGGCCAGGGAGTCGGTTCGTACAACATCACCGCCGATATCGACCGCTCCGACGTCGCGTCGGGCTTCAACTTCAACGGCAATTATATCGCCAACCGCGCCGAACTGGGGCTGACCCATTTCGGGTCCTTCACCGACGATTTCGGCCATCGCACCGGCCAGCGGACGAGCTTCCGCCTCGGCACCTCGCTGGCCTTTGCCGACGGTGCGTTCTCGATCGGGCGGCCGATCTACGACAGCTTCGCCATCGTCTCGCCGCACAAGACGCTGAAGGGCGCGAACATCACGCTCGATCCGACGCCGTTCGGCTTTACCGCGAACAGCGGCACGCTCGGCGCCGCGACGCATTCCAGCCTCAGTTCCTACGCCGATCGCACGATCACCGTCGATGCGCCCAACGCGCCGGCCGGGACCGATCTCGGGCAGGGGTCGTTCAAGCTCTTCCCGTCGTACCGCAGCGGCTATCATCTGACGGTCGGGTCGGAATATGGCGTGACCGCACTCGGCACGATGACCGACATCGATGGCGAGACCGTCGCGCTGGTGACCGGCAACGCCTTCGAACTCGCGCACCCCGAGCGCCCGCCGGTGACCGTGTTCACCAACCGCCAGGGCCGCTTCGGCGCGACCGGCCTCGCGCCCGGCAAATGGCGCGTCGAGATGCTCGACACCAAGAAATCCGTCTTTGAAATCGATATCCCGGACAATGGCGAGAACATCGTCCGGCTTGGCGAACTGACGCCGGTGAGGAACTGA
- a CDS encoding fimbria/pilus periplasmic chaperone, producing the protein MFKSIKFLFLALLALTMNPAPALAMTVQPVVINLNTSGRGMTQVITVENTFATTLPVELRIQELKVTQDGVELTGVDPGDLLVFPPQALIEPGQTQSFRVQYVGDPALAASKHYYITVAQLPVKLPEGQSAIQILYNFQVLVSVAPTGVKPDLSVQSAEVGHNAEGKPVPVLMLNNSSAAHGYLSNGRLRIVQKDASGKEVFRQSLSGPEVQQTIGFGLVGANQTRRITVPIILPLDGGTVEASYAAES; encoded by the coding sequence ATGTTCAAGTCGATCAAGTTTCTGTTCCTCGCCCTGCTGGCGTTAACCATGAATCCGGCGCCCGCGCTCGCGATGACGGTGCAGCCGGTGGTGATCAACCTCAACACCAGCGGCCGCGGCATGACGCAGGTGATCACGGTCGAGAACACCTTCGCGACGACCCTGCCGGTCGAACTGCGCATCCAGGAACTCAAGGTGACGCAGGATGGCGTCGAACTGACCGGCGTCGACCCGGGCGACCTGCTCGTCTTTCCGCCGCAGGCGCTGATCGAACCCGGCCAGACGCAGTCGTTCCGCGTGCAATATGTCGGCGACCCGGCGCTGGCCGCGAGCAAGCATTATTACATCACCGTCGCGCAGCTGCCGGTGAAATTGCCCGAGGGGCAGTCGGCAATCCAGATCCTCTATAATTTCCAGGTGCTGGTCAGCGTCGCGCCGACCGGCGTGAAGCCCGACCTGTCGGTCCAGTCGGCCGAGGTTGGCCACAATGCCGAGGGCAAGCCGGTGCCAGTGCTGATGCTGAACAACAGCTCGGCGGCGCACGGTTATCTTTCGAACGGACGCCTGCGCATCGTCCAGAAGGACGCGTCCGGCAAGGAAGTGTTTCGCCAGTCGCTGTCGGGACCCGAAGTTCAGCAGACCATCGGCTTCGGGCTCGTCGGCGCCAATCAGACGCGGCGCATCACGGTTCCCATCATATTGCCGCTCGACGGCGGGACCGTCGAGGCGTCCTACGCGGCAGAAAGCTAA
- a CDS encoding Rossmann-fold NAD(P)-binding domain-containing protein has product MHSADAFEYDLAIIGGGLVGSLLTLALRQYRPDIVFTVVESGPHFGGEFLEAGVTAELPPALHELIDPLIVKAWPGCFVNYPGRSQHFADEILLLDPRQIHLEIVDHPGALHCHAGSRVQAVAGKQIIHARGELAARLIVDANDARIQSDLEIERVTRYRDFRLHHDLDLPVLADMSETAGDWAFLQLFPVDAERIVVEHFRHRAASSSRPAPSGGSVAIAPDAAEGVADGEAPDLAAAHFLSLLQVAAELAAGFVELELRDEAELRAFFARQMREGRDRARSMFEFARHCRGSEGAG; this is encoded by the coding sequence ATGCACAGCGCGGACGCTTTCGAATATGACCTTGCGATTATCGGCGGCGGGCTGGTGGGCAGTCTGCTGACGCTGGCGCTCCGCCAATATCGGCCCGACATCGTCTTTACCGTCGTGGAAAGCGGTCCCCATTTCGGCGGCGAGTTCCTCGAAGCCGGCGTTACGGCCGAACTCCCGCCTGCCCTTCACGAACTGATCGATCCGCTGATCGTCAAGGCGTGGCCGGGCTGTTTCGTCAACTATCCGGGGCGGTCGCAGCATTTCGCCGACGAGATCCTGCTCCTCGATCCGCGCCAGATCCATCTCGAAATCGTCGATCATCCCGGGGCGCTGCATTGCCACGCCGGCAGCCGCGTGCAGGCCGTCGCTGGCAAGCAGATCATCCATGCCCGCGGCGAGCTTGCTGCCCGGCTGATCGTCGACGCGAACGATGCGCGTATCCAGTCCGATCTCGAGATCGAACGCGTCACCCGTTATCGCGATTTCAGGCTTCACCACGACCTTGACCTGCCCGTCCTGGCCGACATGAGCGAAACGGCGGGCGACTGGGCCTTTCTTCAGCTCTTTCCGGTCGATGCCGAACGCATCGTCGTCGAGCATTTCAGGCATCGCGCCGCGTCGAGCAGCCGGCCCGCGCCGTCCGGCGGGAGTGTTGCGATCGCGCCCGACGCGGCGGAGGGCGTGGCGGACGGCGAGGCTCCGGATCTCGCCGCCGCGCATTTCCTCTCGCTGCTCCAGGTCGCCGCCGAGCTGGCGGCGGGCTTCGTCGAGCTGGAACTGCGCGACGAGGCTGAATTGCGCGCCTTTTTCGCCAGGCAAATGCGCGAGGGGCGCGATCGCGCGCGGAGCATGTTCGAATTTGCGCGCCATTGCCGCGGGAGTGAAGGCGCGGGGTGA
- a CDS encoding GNAT family N-acetyltransferase has product MATITIGKPADKARLLHTLVLGFAADPVARWASPDAATYMSRRHEFFGAFGGAAFDHGTAFVADDGAAVATWLPPGVAPDGEVMGTIMDEQTPAHRKAEMDELVGQMDRFHPTEPVWYLPLIAADPAHQGRGLGTALMEAAITVIDADGRPAYLESSNPRNIPLYRRFGFDSIGEIRTITSPVLTPMLRPGKG; this is encoded by the coding sequence ATGGCGACGATCACGATCGGCAAACCCGCGGACAAGGCGCGGCTGCTCCACACTCTGGTGCTCGGCTTTGCCGCCGACCCGGTGGCGCGCTGGGCCTCGCCCGACGCCGCGACCTATATGAGCCGCCGCCACGAATTTTTCGGCGCCTTCGGCGGCGCAGCGTTCGATCATGGCACGGCGTTCGTCGCCGACGACGGCGCCGCGGTCGCGACCTGGCTGCCGCCCGGGGTCGCGCCCGACGGCGAGGTCATGGGGACGATCATGGACGAACAGACGCCGGCGCATCGCAAGGCCGAAATGGACGAGCTCGTCGGACAGATGGACCGCTTTCACCCCACCGAGCCGGTCTGGTACCTGCCGCTGATCGCCGCCGATCCCGCGCATCAGGGCCGCGGGCTCGGCACCGCGCTGATGGAAGCGGCGATCACGGTCATCGACGCCGACGGCCGCCCCGCCTATCTCGAAAGCTCGAACCCGCGCAACATCCCGCTCTACCGGCGCTTCGGCTTCGACAGCATCGGCGAGATCCGCACCATCACCTCGCCGGTGCTGACCCCGATGCTCCGCCCGGGGAAGGGCTGA
- a CDS encoding 2'-5' RNA ligase family protein, whose translation MRARNPLYVMAKPPPEVQAAIAALPRNDPGRGPDLLHVTLISLYDLHYAPPGWLPATIAALDGFAAAPFALRFDRFENRKAVTLRTRDPLAGARAFQKALVDHLLREKAPIMDGTTPEPHITINYRGDRLGSQTFGALKLPPIEWTVREILLMESVVGKTTHVEHGRWALTLPSH comes from the coding sequence ATGCGCGCCCGGAACCCCCTCTATGTCATGGCCAAGCCGCCGCCGGAGGTGCAGGCGGCGATCGCCGCGCTGCCACGCAACGACCCCGGGCGCGGGCCCGACCTGCTCCATGTCACGCTCATCTCGCTCTATGACCTCCATTATGCGCCGCCCGGGTGGCTGCCCGCGACCATCGCCGCGCTGGACGGCTTCGCCGCGGCGCCTTTCGCGCTCCGCTTCGACCGGTTCGAGAACCGCAAGGCGGTGACTTTGCGCACGCGCGATCCGCTGGCCGGGGCGCGGGCGTTCCAGAAGGCGCTGGTCGACCATCTGCTACGCGAAAAGGCGCCGATCATGGACGGCACCACCCCCGAACCGCACATCACGATCAACTATCGCGGCGACCGGCTGGGTTCGCAGACCTTCGGCGCGCTGAAACTGCCCCCGATCGAATGGACGGTGAGGGAAATATTGTTGATGGAAAGCGTTGTCGGCAAGACGACGCATGTCGAGCACGGCCGCTGGGCGCTGACGCTGCCGAGCCACTGA
- a CDS encoding IS5 family transposase (programmed frameshift): MPRNQPGARRVDDRRVISGILHVLKSGCRWCDCPADYGPSTTVYNRFNRWSRRGFWTKLLDALAGAGAVTKSTAIDSTYIKAQRSAFGGKGGGQTQAIGRSRGGWTTKIHALTDVLGRPYALMLTAGNVSDVKAAPALLERAGPMRYLLGDKGYDANRLRTSLRENGTSPVIPGRRNRKRAIRYDQHRYRSRHLIENAFCRIKDFRRIATRYDKLAANFLSAVALVTTLAFWL, encoded by the exons TTGCCCCGGAACCAGCCTGGTGCGCGACGGGTCGATGACCGGCGGGTGATTTCGGGCATCCTTCATGTACTGAAATCCGGCTGCCGGTGGTGCGACTGTCCGGCAGACTATGGACCATCGACGACGGTCTACAACCGCTTCAACCGCTGGTCGCGGCGGGGGTTCTGGACGAAGTTGCTCGATGCCTTGGCAGGGGCGGGTGCGGTGACGAAGAGCACGGCGATCGATAGCACCTACATCAAAGCCCAGCGCTCGGCCTTTGGTGGAAAAGGGGGCG GCCAGACGCAGGCGATCGGTCGTTCTCGCGGCGGCTGGACAACCAAGATCCATGCCCTGACCGACGTTCTCGGCCGCCCCTATGCCCTTATGCTGACGGCGGGCAATGTCAGCGATGTGAAGGCTGCACCGGCACTGCTCGAACGCGCCGGACCGATGCGCTACCTGCTCGGCGACAAGGGCTACGACGCAAACCGGCTGCGGACGTCCTTGCGCGAGAATGGCACCAGCCCCGTCATTCCGGGTCGCCGCAACCGCAAGCGAGCCATCCGATACGATCAGCACCGCTACCGTAGCCGGCACCTCATCGAAAATGCCTTCTGCCGGATCAAAGACTTCCGTCGGATCGCCACACGCTACGACAAGCTCGCCGCCAACTTCCTGTCAGCCGTCGCGCTGGTCACTACCTTGGCCTTCTGGCTCTGA
- the thiC gene encoding phosphomethylpyrimidine synthase ThiC, which translates to MADIDSRVDKAQAEPIGVTTGPIRGSRKVHIASPTGSGIRVAMREIDLDPHSGEPSVRVYDTSGAYTDPNAKIDIAAGLPELRASWIRARGDVEEVTQREVRPEDNGQLGPDRSGGVPAFPNVKKQVLRAKPGANVSQMHYARRGIITPEMEYVATRENLGRERLAEYVRDGQDWGASIPDYVTPEFVREEIARGRAIIPNNINHPESEPMAIGRNFLVKINANIGNSAVASDVASEVDKMVWSIRWGADTVMDLSTGRNIHDTREWILRNSPVPIGTVPIYQALEKVGGIAEELSWEIFRDTLIEQAEQGVDYFTIHAGVRLPYVPLAAKRVTGIVSRGGSIMAKWCLAHHKESFLYERFDEITEIMKAYDIAYSLGDGLRPGSIADANDEAQFAELYTLGELTKRAWEQDVQVMIEGPGHVPMHKIKENMDKQLEACGEAPFYTLGPLTTDIAPGYDHITSGIGAAMIGWYGTAMLCYVTPKEHLGLPDRDDVKVGVVTYKLAAHAADLAKGHPAAKVRDDALSKARFEFRWRDQFNLSLDPDTAEQYHDQTLPAEGAKSAHFCSMCGPKFCSMKISQEVREFAKLQNQDSAAFIAAEEAEKGMAKMSEVYEETGRELYMGAGGREHD; encoded by the coding sequence ATGGCCGACATCGATTCCCGCGTCGACAAAGCGCAAGCCGAACCGATCGGCGTCACCACTGGGCCCATTCGCGGCAGCCGCAAGGTGCACATCGCCAGTCCCACCGGCAGCGGTATCCGCGTCGCGATGCGCGAGATCGACCTCGACCCGCATTCGGGCGAACCCAGCGTCCGCGTCTATGACACCTCGGGGGCCTACACCGACCCCAACGCCAAGATCGACATCGCGGCCGGCCTTCCCGAACTCCGCGCCAGCTGGATCCGCGCCCGCGGCGACGTCGAGGAGGTAACCCAGCGCGAGGTCCGCCCCGAGGACAACGGCCAGCTCGGCCCCGACCGCAGCGGCGGCGTCCCCGCCTTCCCCAACGTCAAGAAGCAGGTGCTCCGCGCCAAGCCGGGCGCCAATGTCAGCCAGATGCACTATGCCCGCCGCGGCATCATCACGCCCGAGATGGAATATGTCGCGACCCGCGAAAATCTCGGCCGCGAACGCCTCGCCGAATATGTCCGCGACGGGCAGGACTGGGGCGCGAGCATCCCCGACTATGTCACCCCCGAATTCGTCCGCGAGGAAATCGCGCGCGGCCGCGCGATCATCCCGAACAACATCAACCACCCCGAAAGCGAGCCGATGGCGATCGGCCGCAACTTCCTCGTCAAGATCAACGCCAATATCGGCAACAGCGCGGTCGCATCCGACGTCGCATCCGAAGTCGACAAGATGGTCTGGTCGATCCGCTGGGGCGCCGACACCGTCATGGACCTGTCGACGGGGCGCAACATCCACGACACGCGCGAATGGATCCTCCGCAACTCGCCCGTCCCGATCGGCACCGTCCCCATCTATCAGGCGCTAGAGAAAGTGGGGGGCATCGCCGAGGAGCTCAGCTGGGAAATCTTCCGCGACACGCTGATCGAACAGGCCGAGCAGGGCGTCGACTATTTCACCATCCACGCCGGCGTGCGCCTGCCCTACGTTCCCTTGGCAGCAAAGCGCGTCACCGGCATCGTCAGCCGCGGCGGCAGCATCATGGCGAAATGGTGCCTCGCGCACCACAAGGAAAGCTTCCTCTACGAACGTTTCGACGAGATTACCGAGATCATGAAGGCCTATGACATCGCCTACAGCCTCGGCGACGGCCTCCGCCCCGGCAGCATCGCCGACGCGAACGACGAGGCGCAGTTTGCCGAGCTCTACACGCTCGGCGAGCTCACCAAGCGCGCGTGGGAACAGGATGTGCAGGTGATGATCGAGGGCCCGGGCCACGTGCCCATGCACAAGATCAAGGAGAATATGGACAAGCAATTGGAAGCGTGCGGCGAGGCACCCTTCTACACATTGGGGCCGCTCACCACCGACATCGCGCCGGGCTACGACCATATCACCAGCGGCATCGGCGCCGCGATGATCGGCTGGTACGGCACCGCGATGCTCTGCTACGTCACGCCCAAGGAGCATTTGGGCCTGCCCGACCGCGACGATGTGAAGGTCGGCGTCGTCACCTACAAGCTCGCCGCCCACGCCGCCGACCTCGCCAAGGGCCACCCCGCGGCGAAAGTCCGCGACGACGCGCTGTCGAAGGCGCGCTTCGAATTCCGCTGGCGCGACCAGTTCAACCTGTCGCTCGACCCCGACACCGCCGAGCAATATCACGACCAGACGCTTCCCGCCGAGGGCGCCAAATCGGCGCATTTCTGCAGCATGTGCGGCCCGAAATTCTGCTCGATGAAGATCAGCCAGGAAGTCCGGGAGTTCGCGAAGCTGCAAAATCAGGACAGCGCCGCCTTCATCGCCGCCGAAGAGGCCGAAAAGGGGATGGCGAAAATGAGCGAGGTTTATGAGGAAACCGGGCGCGAGCTGTATATGGGCGCGGGTGGACGGGAGCATGACTGA
- a CDS encoding YadA family autotransporter adhesin, whose amino-acid sequence MKLTIRAALRGSLCAAALVAGFSGSAGAAECLLDKNDNGVADAADTDLSAESVSTTSLACGILTIADDNGTAIGPYAVAHKDPTTSLGNSAPGTGPVAVGVNSRALGEKSVAVGGNAISSSALDGAVAVGDSSRATSNGTTAVGTSATATADYASAFGFNATASGIGSLAVGGEAHGDGSVSLGGRASGLRSVALGDSAAASGAGSIAIGGDGLGFANETVASGIGSVAIGSRAQTNFGDLAVAIGQEARASGDKAVAMGAGASAEADSLALGADSITFANETTAVGTSTFASGAGGTALGYSANVTGSGATAIGAGAQASGAGSVALGQGSIADQDNVISVGASGSERQIINVAAGTSGTDAVNFDQLDAVGSTANSAFANAAAAQATADAALAAVSSAQGDAGAALAAATGAQSTADTALANAADAQATADTALADAATAISTANQASTTANQALARVDEVIAQAGNVVGNNDGGAAPTATGNGAIAGGSGTVAEGEGAVSFGLDNRATGNGAVAIGDPNIATGTGAVAIGANNTATGNGAVALGNASTASGASAIALGDGATAAGAGNVAIGGGASASGANSVALGNGSVAAEANTVSVGAAGGERRIVNVAAGTAATDAVNKGQLDTEVAARQTMGVELGAAISAETAARQQANLQISQRLAVQEASVTALTTGLSNEMSARIAADNALSQRIDAVSTRLDQIDTQIAILDDRISSSTAVASALSGNAFLPDMKFNLTANVATYDGAQAGSIQMGVLLSPHVALNAGVASGFNRRGKTAARAGVTIGF is encoded by the coding sequence ATGAAGCTGACTATTCGCGCCGCGCTTCGCGGCTCGCTTTGTGCTGCCGCTTTGGTGGCGGGTTTTTCGGGATCGGCGGGGGCGGCCGAATGCCTGCTCGATAAGAATGACAATGGTGTTGCGGATGCCGCCGACACCGATCTATCGGCGGAATCGGTTTCTACCACGTCGCTCGCTTGCGGCATTTTGACCATCGCTGATGACAATGGCACGGCCATCGGACCCTATGCGGTGGCTCATAAGGATCCCACTACCTCCTTGGGCAATTCTGCTCCGGGCACCGGCCCTGTCGCCGTTGGGGTGAACAGCCGGGCGCTTGGCGAAAAGAGTGTTGCCGTCGGTGGGAACGCCATTTCTTCCAGTGCCTTGGACGGCGCCGTCGCGGTTGGCGATTCATCGAGAGCTACCAGCAACGGCACCACAGCGGTGGGAACGAGCGCAACGGCGACCGCGGATTATGCCAGCGCTTTTGGCTTTAACGCTACAGCAAGCGGGATTGGATCGCTCGCAGTCGGCGGGGAAGCGCATGGCGACGGTTCCGTATCCCTTGGCGGCAGAGCATCGGGTCTGAGGTCCGTTGCGCTGGGCGATTCGGCTGCGGCGTCCGGCGCCGGCTCGATTGCAATCGGTGGCGACGGTCTGGGGTTCGCGAACGAAACCGTCGCTTCGGGCATCGGCAGCGTAGCGATTGGTAGCAGAGCTCAAACGAACTTCGGCGATCTCGCAGTTGCCATTGGTCAAGAGGCGCGTGCTTCCGGAGACAAAGCCGTGGCAATGGGCGCCGGTGCATCGGCAGAGGCCGATTCGCTCGCCTTGGGTGCTGACAGCATCACATTCGCCAATGAAACCACTGCGGTAGGAACAAGCACGTTCGCGTCCGGGGCCGGGGGAACCGCACTCGGCTATTCGGCCAACGTCACGGGAAGCGGCGCGACAGCAATTGGTGCGGGGGCGCAAGCATCCGGAGCAGGATCGGTCGCTTTGGGCCAAGGCTCGATTGCCGACCAAGACAATGTCATTTCGGTTGGAGCGAGTGGGTCCGAGCGGCAGATCATTAACGTCGCGGCCGGTACATCGGGCACCGACGCGGTCAACTTCGACCAACTCGATGCCGTCGGGTCGACCGCGAATTCGGCGTTTGCCAACGCTGCGGCGGCGCAGGCGACGGCGGATGCCGCGCTTGCGGCAGTCAGCTCGGCGCAGGGTGATGCTGGCGCGGCGCTGGCCGCCGCCACCGGTGCGCAGTCGACCGCGGACACGGCCCTCGCCAATGCCGCGGATGCGCAGGCGACCGCAGACACCGCGCTCGCCGACGCGGCGACGGCGATCTCGACCGCCAATCAGGCCAGCACCACCGCCAATCAGGCGCTGGCGCGGGTCGACGAGGTGATTGCACAGGCGGGCAATGTCGTCGGCAACAACGATGGCGGCGCGGCACCGACTGCCACCGGCAATGGCGCGATTGCCGGCGGGTCGGGCACGGTTGCCGAGGGCGAGGGCGCGGTGTCGTTCGGGCTCGACAACCGGGCGACCGGCAATGGTGCGGTGGCGATCGGCGATCCGAATATCGCGACCGGTACCGGCGCGGTGGCGATCGGGGCGAACAACACGGCGACCGGCAATGGTGCAGTGGCGCTGGGCAATGCCAGCACCGCGAGCGGCGCTTCGGCGATTGCGCTGGGCGACGGCGCGACGGCGGCGGGCGCGGGCAATGTCGCGATCGGCGGCGGCGCCTCGGCGAGCGGCGCGAACAGCGTCGCGCTCGGCAACGGTTCGGTGGCGGCGGAGGCGAACACCGTCTCGGTCGGCGCGGCGGGGGGCGAACGGCGGATCGTCAATGTCGCTGCGGGGACCGCGGCGACCGATGCGGTGAACAAGGGCCAGCTCGATACCGAAGTCGCGGCGCGGCAGACGATGGGGGTTGAACTCGGCGCCGCGATCAGTGCCGAAACCGCGGCGCGCCAGCAGGCCAATCTGCAGATCTCGCAGCGGCTTGCGGTGCAGGAGGCATCGGTCACCGCACTGACCACCGGGCTGTCGAACGAGATGTCGGCGCGCATCGCCGCCGACAATGCGCTGTCGCAGCGGATCGACGCGGTGTCGACGCGGCTCGACCAGATCGACACACAGATCGCGATCCTCGACGACCGCATCTCGAGCTCGACCGCGGTTGCGTCGGCGCTGTCGGGTAACGCCTTCCTGCCCGACATGAAGTTCAACCTCACCGCGAACGTCGCCACTTACGACGGCGCGCAGGCGGGGTCGATCCAGATGGGCGTCTTGCTGAGCCCGCATGTCGCCTTGAACGCCGGCGTCGCGTCGGGCTTCAACCGCCGCGGCAAGACCGCCGCGCGCGCCGGGGTGACGATCGGCTTCTGA
- a CDS encoding DUF6265 family protein: MTAALATLLLAATPPSAGVADLAWLAGEWVSDVDGRWTEESWTAPRGGTMIGHSRSGRGDELREFEFLRIAVDGGAPAYIAQPGGGAPVVFRLAAHDAASATFENAAHDYPQRIRYVLSGDTLTATISAIDGSKARSWSYSRR, from the coding sequence TTGACGGCGGCTCTCGCGACGCTGCTGCTCGCCGCGACGCCGCCGAGCGCCGGCGTCGCCGATCTGGCCTGGCTGGCGGGCGAGTGGGTGAGCGACGTCGACGGACGCTGGACCGAGGAAAGCTGGACGGCCCCGCGCGGCGGGACGATGATCGGCCACAGCCGGTCGGGGCGCGGCGATGAGCTCCGCGAGTTCGAATTTCTGCGGATTGCGGTCGATGGCGGCGCCCCCGCCTATATCGCGCAGCCGGGCGGCGGCGCGCCGGTCGTGTTCCGGCTCGCGGCGCATGACGCGGCGAGCGCGACCTTCGAAAATGCCGCGCATGATTATCCGCAGCGCATCCGCTATGTGCTGAGCGGCGACACGCTGACCGCGACCATCTCGGCGATCGACGGGTCGAAGGCGCGGAGCTGGAGCTACAGCCGCCGCTAA